The Sesamum indicum cultivar Zhongzhi No. 13 linkage group LG1, S_indicum_v1.0, whole genome shotgun sequence genome includes a window with the following:
- the LOC105166901 gene encoding uncharacterized protein LOC105166901: MEEEPTKLKVALSFKRRIEPTLSGGNSENDLPTYTSLKDIIMNNSSPKHTSNTELGIPFDSANISIRNELVKHAASAYVLSAVNPANRDQDWISAFCEKMKASCIGFESCCHIYVSMPLQALCRPVVRVFYQVVRRIRNGLMGKVETS; this comes from the coding sequence ATGGAGGAAGAACCCACCAAACTTAAGGTTGCGCTTTCGTTCAAACGTAGGATTGAGCCCACGTTAAGTGGGGGGAACTCGGAGAATGATCTTCCAACGTACACAAGCCTTAAGGACATTATAATGAACAACTCCTCCCCTAAGCATACTTCCAACACCGAGCTGGGGATCCCATTTGACTCGGCCAATATCTCAATCCGCAACGAGCTCGTCAAGCATGCAGCGTCGGCATACGTGCTCTCGGCCGTTAACCCTGCGAATAGGGATCAGGACTGGATCAGTGCGTTTTGTGAGAAAATGAAGGCGAGCTGCATTGGATTTGAGTCGTGTTGTCATATTTATGTAAGTATGCCGTTGCAAGCGCTTTGTCGGCCCGTTGTTCGTGTCTTTTACCAGGTTGTCCGTAGAATTAGAAATGGATTAATGGGGAAAGTAGAGACAAGCTGA